In Phalacrocorax aristotelis chromosome 6, bGulAri2.1, whole genome shotgun sequence, one DNA window encodes the following:
- the PODXL2 gene encoding podocalyxin-like protein 2 isoform X1: MQPLHRAPALLLLLSAGTLCLCLASSEEPTADGLTSTSLLEFAMMSHLEAMNSHEQTIPEAAEPDLAPSSLHAAPGSGFASEENEESKILQPPQYFWEDGGELNDSSLDLGPATDYSFPAASQKALLKGNGTQVKDNWETATVQPPAEFVEPDLQTPFSSTLEEEEGLLPIDHSKGGVESLQTSGPEITSSEPVGQDDSSLLFSTASARPGVVTEAATGWQEEDSVPPGLDLGSSMGPGLLPVSSIFSTTTAVRSPSVSEETFEVTAGDTWAVGGADLELTVTTTRAELADTTVEAGGEEHSAREEVSETTLGWEMLEPTVLTEMEQTAEMPVGTPSPGGSSPGIQILSGSEQPPTTSVSPWNRVDEPALDPIWNDTESATETVAAERSLSPQAGDTRMAMLPTELPWDSAQVICKDWSNLAGKNYIILNMSDNIDCEEFRLERGPQLLALVEDAFSRQADGPQDRWLISLSKPNENDKHLLMTLSGEQGVIPTKDVLMALGDVKRSLAEIGIQNYSTTTSCQSHPNQTRSDYGKLFVVLVIIGSICAIIIVLGLIYNCWQRRLPKMKNMSHGEELRFVENGCHDNPTLDVASDSQSEMQEKPPSVNGGNTINGPDSWDVLINKQANEDVDVFEEDTHL; encoded by the exons GGACCTTGTGCCTCTGCCTTGCCTCTTCAGAGGAGCCAACTGCTGATGGCCTGACATCAACTTCCCTGCTGGAGTTTGCCATGATGTCCCACCTGGAGGCCATGAATTCCCATGAGCAAACCATCCCAGAGGCTGCGGAGCCTGATCTTGCCCCTAGCTCTCTGCATGCTGCCCCAGGATCAGGCTTTGCCAGTGAGGAGAATGAGGAATCCAAGATCTTACAGCCCCCGCAGTACTTCTGGGAAGATGGGGGAGAGCTCAACGACTCCAGCCTGGACTTAGGACCTGCAACAG ATTACAGCTTTCCTGCTGCATCTCAGAAGGCCCTGCTGAAAGGGAATGGGACACAGGTGAAAGACAACTGGGAAACAGCCACTGTCCAGCCACCAGCAGAGTTTGTTGAGCCTGACTTGCAGACGCCTTTCTCCAGCAcgctggaggaagaggaggggctgCTCCCTATAGACCACTCAAAAGGAGGAGTGGAGAGCCTCCAGACCTCTGGGCCAGAGATTACATCATCTGAGCCAGTGGGCCAAGATGACTCCTCCCTTCTGTTTTCCACAGCCTCTGCCAGGCCAGGTGTTGTGACTGAGGCAGCCACAGGATGGCAAGAAGAGGACTCTGTTCCTCCAGGCTTAGACCTTGGGAGCAGCATGGGACCAGGTCTTCTGCCTGTGTCCTCTATTTTTTCTACTACTACTGCTGTGAGGTCTCCCAGTGTTTCAGAAGAGACCTTTGAGGTGACAGCTGGGGACACATGGGCTGTTGGGGGAGCAGATTTGGAGCTGACTGTGACTACCACAAGAGCAGAGCTTGCAGACACCACGGTGGAGGCTGGTGGGGAAGAGCATTCAGCCAGAGAGGAGGTCTCAGAGACTACGCTGGGGTGGGAGATGCTGGAGCCCACGGTGCTAACAGAAATGGAGCAGACCGCAGAAATGCCTGTGGGGACACCCTCTCCTGGAGGCAGCTCCCCAGGCATCCAGATTCTTTCTGGCAGTGAGCAGCCCCCTACCACTTCTGTGTCTCCATGGAACAGGGTTGATGAGCCTGCGCTGGATCCCATTTGGAATGACACCGAGTCTGCCACTGAAactgtggcagcagagaggagcttgTCACCGCAAGCTGGGGACACCCGCATGGCCATGCTGCCAACAGAGCTGCCCTGGGACTCAGCACAG GTGATCTGCAAAGACTGGAGCAACCTTGCGGGGAAAAACTACATCATCCTGAATATGTCAGATAACATTGACTGT GAGGAGTTTCGGCTGGAGAGGGGTCCCCAGCTGTTGGCACTGGTGGAGGATGCCTTCTCCAGACAAGCGGATGGACCACAGGACCGCTGGCTGATCTCTCTGAGCAAACCCAATGAGAATGACAAGCATTTGCTAATGACACTGTCAGGGGAACAGG GTGTCATCCCTACAAAAGATGTTCTCATGGCACTGGGGGATGTTAAGAGGAGCTTAGCTGAG ATTGGTATCCAGAACTACTCAACCACCACAAGCTGCCAGTCACACCCGAACCAGACACGCAGCGATTATGGAAAACTCTTTGTGGTGCTGGTGATCATCGGCTCCATCTGTGCCATCATCATTGTATTGGGGCTCATATACAACTGCTGGCAGAGACGCCTGCCCAAGATGAAGAACATG TCACACGGTGAGGAGCTGCGCTTTGTTGAGAATGGCTGCCATGACAACCCCACCTTGGATGTGGCCAGTGACAGCCAGTCGGAAATGCAGGAGAAACCGCCAAGCGTGAATGGTGGAAACACCATCAACGGCCCTGACAGCTGGGATGTCCTGATCAATAAGCAGGCAAACGAGGATGTGGATGTGTTTGAGGAAGACACGcatctttag
- the PODXL2 gene encoding podocalyxin-like protein 2 isoform X2 codes for MQPLHRAPALLLLLSAGTLCLCLASSEEPTADGLTSTSLLEFAMMSHLEAMNSHEQTIPEAAEPDLAPSSLHAAPGSGFASEENEESKILQPPQYFWEDGGELNDSSLDLGPATDYSFPAASQKALLKGNGTQVKDNWETATVQPPAEFVEPDLQTPFSSTLEEEEGLLPIDHSKGGVESLQTSGPEITSSEPVGQDDSSLLFSTASARPGVVTEAATGWQEEDSVPPGLDLGSSMGPGLLPVSSIFSTTTAVRSPSVSEETFEVTAGDTWAVGGADLELTVTTTRAELADTTVEAGGEEHSAREEVSETTLGWEMLEPTVLTEMEQTAEMPVGTPSPGGSSPGIQILSGSEQPPTTSVSPWNRVDEPALDPIWNDTESATETVAAERSLSPQAGDTRMAMLPTELPWDSAQEEFRLERGPQLLALVEDAFSRQADGPQDRWLISLSKPNENDKHLLMTLSGEQGVIPTKDVLMALGDVKRSLAEIGIQNYSTTTSCQSHPNQTRSDYGKLFVVLVIIGSICAIIIVLGLIYNCWQRRLPKMKNMSHGEELRFVENGCHDNPTLDVASDSQSEMQEKPPSVNGGNTINGPDSWDVLINKQANEDVDVFEEDTHL; via the exons GGACCTTGTGCCTCTGCCTTGCCTCTTCAGAGGAGCCAACTGCTGATGGCCTGACATCAACTTCCCTGCTGGAGTTTGCCATGATGTCCCACCTGGAGGCCATGAATTCCCATGAGCAAACCATCCCAGAGGCTGCGGAGCCTGATCTTGCCCCTAGCTCTCTGCATGCTGCCCCAGGATCAGGCTTTGCCAGTGAGGAGAATGAGGAATCCAAGATCTTACAGCCCCCGCAGTACTTCTGGGAAGATGGGGGAGAGCTCAACGACTCCAGCCTGGACTTAGGACCTGCAACAG ATTACAGCTTTCCTGCTGCATCTCAGAAGGCCCTGCTGAAAGGGAATGGGACACAGGTGAAAGACAACTGGGAAACAGCCACTGTCCAGCCACCAGCAGAGTTTGTTGAGCCTGACTTGCAGACGCCTTTCTCCAGCAcgctggaggaagaggaggggctgCTCCCTATAGACCACTCAAAAGGAGGAGTGGAGAGCCTCCAGACCTCTGGGCCAGAGATTACATCATCTGAGCCAGTGGGCCAAGATGACTCCTCCCTTCTGTTTTCCACAGCCTCTGCCAGGCCAGGTGTTGTGACTGAGGCAGCCACAGGATGGCAAGAAGAGGACTCTGTTCCTCCAGGCTTAGACCTTGGGAGCAGCATGGGACCAGGTCTTCTGCCTGTGTCCTCTATTTTTTCTACTACTACTGCTGTGAGGTCTCCCAGTGTTTCAGAAGAGACCTTTGAGGTGACAGCTGGGGACACATGGGCTGTTGGGGGAGCAGATTTGGAGCTGACTGTGACTACCACAAGAGCAGAGCTTGCAGACACCACGGTGGAGGCTGGTGGGGAAGAGCATTCAGCCAGAGAGGAGGTCTCAGAGACTACGCTGGGGTGGGAGATGCTGGAGCCCACGGTGCTAACAGAAATGGAGCAGACCGCAGAAATGCCTGTGGGGACACCCTCTCCTGGAGGCAGCTCCCCAGGCATCCAGATTCTTTCTGGCAGTGAGCAGCCCCCTACCACTTCTGTGTCTCCATGGAACAGGGTTGATGAGCCTGCGCTGGATCCCATTTGGAATGACACCGAGTCTGCCACTGAAactgtggcagcagagaggagcttgTCACCGCAAGCTGGGGACACCCGCATGGCCATGCTGCCAACAGAGCTGCCCTGGGACTCAGCACAG GAGGAGTTTCGGCTGGAGAGGGGTCCCCAGCTGTTGGCACTGGTGGAGGATGCCTTCTCCAGACAAGCGGATGGACCACAGGACCGCTGGCTGATCTCTCTGAGCAAACCCAATGAGAATGACAAGCATTTGCTAATGACACTGTCAGGGGAACAGG GTGTCATCCCTACAAAAGATGTTCTCATGGCACTGGGGGATGTTAAGAGGAGCTTAGCTGAG ATTGGTATCCAGAACTACTCAACCACCACAAGCTGCCAGTCACACCCGAACCAGACACGCAGCGATTATGGAAAACTCTTTGTGGTGCTGGTGATCATCGGCTCCATCTGTGCCATCATCATTGTATTGGGGCTCATATACAACTGCTGGCAGAGACGCCTGCCCAAGATGAAGAACATG TCACACGGTGAGGAGCTGCGCTTTGTTGAGAATGGCTGCCATGACAACCCCACCTTGGATGTGGCCAGTGACAGCCAGTCGGAAATGCAGGAGAAACCGCCAAGCGTGAATGGTGGAAACACCATCAACGGCCCTGACAGCTGGGATGTCCTGATCAATAAGCAGGCAAACGAGGATGTGGATGTGTTTGAGGAAGACACGcatctttag